In the Ictidomys tridecemlineatus isolate mIctTri1 chromosome 10, mIctTri1.hap1, whole genome shotgun sequence genome, AAAGCAGAATTGGGGCTTATGGGAAGAACTTTCTAGCACCAGAGCTGACCCCACTGGAGAAGGCTACTTCTAGAGACCCCAGCCTTTTTTTCAAGGGACGAGGTAGGAAGCACATAGCTCCCCATCTGAGTAGCTCGGCCAGGGTGGTGCACCCCAAGGGCTCTCCCACCGGTAGCTTTAGAGGACAGATTCCTTTCTCTTtactaaaagacaaatatttgtcGATCTCAAATATATACATCATTGATATCGTAAGCACAAGCAAACattatgggtgtttatttttctttcgtGGATAAGAGActccttccattaaaaaaaaaaaatagatctttaGATCTTAATAAACTCCAGGCAACTGCTGTACTGAGGCCTGACACAAGTGCATGTGCTGTCgcactttaaaaaaggaaatggttcTCAGatctacataaagaaaaaaatagaactccaGAAATAGTGCAGTCCACCATCCTGTTACCACAAAGAGAGTCCATGGATACTCAGGATCAACCGATGTCCCCAGACCTATCTTACATGTTGACTCTCACACGGATCCCCCAGCAGGTTTCATTACTAATTAAGTGaagttttctcttcctttcttctgatCAGGTGGGAATTAAATGAAAAGGCAAAATGAAGCTGATAACAAAAAACTCAGAAGCACCGATTGGACATGGTGCCCAGCCCTCCCGGGATTGACCGAGTGCTGGCTGTGTCTAAGCCCCGGGGAGGGGGCCTTCTCTTTTACTCCCTTCACCTACATGCTGTCCTTTCTTTATTGAAGGGAGGGATCTGGGGACTGAGAATGAAGTCAGGTTAGAGTCGAAGATACCTGAGAAACCCCTTTGTTTTCAGAGCTACCACCCCAAATGCCCAGGGGGCCCAAGGTGGCTCCGTGAAAGGTCGTCCTGAGTGTTTTCTCTGTGTGTCCCAGGTACCTCCTGAAGGAACCCATCCTCAATGATGACCTCCCGAGCCGCATACTCTACGGAGCTGTCAAGGTGAAACCCAGGGTGACGGGGCTCACCGAGACCGCTGCCATTTTTGAAGATGAGACGGTAGAAGAGGACATCGATGTCATTGTCTTCGCCACAGGATACACCTTCGCTTTCCCCTTCCTGGAAGAGTCCCTCGTCAAGGTGGAGGACAGCAGGGTCTCGCTGTATAAACACATGTTTCCCCCGCAGCTGGAGAAGGCCACCCTCGCGTGTATGGGTCTCATCCAGCCCCTGGGGTCCATCTTCCCGACCGTTGAGCTGCAGGCACGCTGGGCGACACGCGTTTTCAAAGGTGAGTGGGCAGCTTGCCCTCCTACAGCCCTGCAGAGGTGCCCACTAAAGGCTTCTCCCGGGCACGGGGGCAACTCTCACCCTCCTCGGAAGGTGATTCCCCCCGCCTCTGGGGTTCAACTCTGCAACAGAAAACTCACTGGACACCTGTGCTGGGACCTGGGGgcacagagagaaacctaaacaAATCCTTCTAACACTGCACAGCAAATGCCTCGGTGTAGGAACACACAAGAGCTATGGCGTGGGACAAGGGAGGGCATCCGGCCGAGGACAACTTCCTGGGTGGCTGCTGTTCTAGGGCAGAAAAGGAACCCCCTGAGAACGCACAAAGGTCCATGCACCTGGCGAGCTGCCAGCTCCTCGGCATTCCCAGAGCACGGGGGTGAGGTGGAGAGGCATGGGAGCAACCTTGGGGAAGGTGACGGGACAGGAAGCAAAACTGCACCATGCGGAGGGTCCTGGATTGCAACGTGTAAATTGGTTCTTCCCAAATCTGGCTGCACCTAAAATTGTCTGGTGGACACTTCTGGACCCTTACTGATTAAGTGTGGCCTGCGATTAAGCCTTAGAAAGCTCTTCAGCCAGAGACAAGTGGAGAGGTATAAGCAAGGAACAGGCATCAGCAGATTTGTACTTAAGGTAGATTATTCCAGCAGAGGTGCagaatagagaaaagaaaggggggagAATGGGGCCTCCGAGCCCAGCAAGAAGGCCCCTGCCATCCTCTCTGCTGATACACAATGTGCCTGGGCCAGAGCACAAAGCAGAGAGGAGGACAGGAATGTGCGAAATCACTCAGGACAAAACCAGCAGGATGAAGGGTGGTTCAACAGGGGGAGAGAAGGAACCAAGGCGGGCTTGCAGAATCCAGCCCTGGAACCTGGGTGGACAGAGTGCTGGGAACAGACGGACAGCCAGAGAGGATGCGAGTCTGGACAGGGGGGCTTCAAGGACGAGCTCAGTTCTGACTTCCGGAACCTGAGGGTCAGAGGGCTGGCCACGAGCAGGGACTTGACCGTTTCTCAGTACCTGTGGAGCTCAGAGGACACCTGTGGACGGGGGGTGGAATCACAAGCCCACAGTGAGGAGTCCTGCCCTGATCTACCTTCCCTGCCCACTGCCCTTCACTAGTGGGGGCCACTCTCATCTCTCACCAGCCTGGGTTTGATGGCCGTTTCCTGGTCTCTCAACCTGTAGGCTCACCTCCCTTCAGCCTTTTCCCCCAACACGGCACCAGATGGATCTTTCCAAAGGCAGGTCTGACGTGGTCCCAGGGTCCTCTCTCCCCCAGAACAGAGCCCATGCCCCTCGGCCGGGTTCCAGCTCCTCAGACGGGCTTACCGTCCCCATCTCTTCTCAGAGCCTCTGGCCCTTGGTCCACGCTGACTGTGCGGCAGGAGAGCATCACACAGAAGGCCCCAGCAGCCCCGCCCCTGGGTTCGGCTACACAGCAGCCCTGTCTGGTTGATGAAATGGCCCGAAGCGGATTTTTGAACCAACTGCTAGACAGAGCGAGGATGCCGGATCGTGCCCATGACTCAAACCAAACTTCTGTTTTCTAGGCTTGTGCAGCTTGCCCACAGAGAAGGCCATGATGGAGGACATCGTCACAAGGAATGAAAGAAGAATTGACCTGTAAGcatgtgtttaaaaaatgtttatgcagGCCAGTGTTTCTCAAAGTATGGCGATCTGACCACCTACAAAAGCCACCTAGCTGAGAAAAGTGCATATTGCTGGGTTGCAACCCAGTCCAGCCAGATCAGAAGCTCTGCGGATGAGACTGGGAATTTGCAGTTTTGTAGGACATACTACTTTGAGAACCAATTACTTAGAAATTTTGCCAAATCAGAACATTTTCCTTAGAGtaattttgtttcagttttatatGACGAACATGTGAGATTCCAGATCTTCTCAGGCCACCACACCCCAGTTAGAGAGGGAATGAGATGGGGCAGTGGTGTGACAGTAGCCTGAAGATCTCCTGAAGGTTAGTTGGGGGTACCCATCAAAATAAATCCGGAAAGGATTTTGGTGTGACGAACCAAGGATTAGTCATTTTTGTTGAGATGGAATGGGATTCGACAGTGATGGAGTATCCTGGGAAAGTTGTCTCGGGGGTCTTATGTCTGATTTAAGGGGTTATCTTCTtatctaacatttattgagcatctactacatGCCAGCCAGACTTCTGGGTACATTAGTAACTTAACAAGCAAATATCAAGCGTCTTGGCTTTTGCATGTGTCCTACATGACTCTGCAGCAACCCTGACTGGTATGTCCTTGCCTGGAGACTCACAACTGCTCAAAAAACACTAAATGAGAGTCCCAGTCACCCTCGTCAGCTTCCCCAGTCCCTGGGGATTCTGGATTATTGAGTTATGGCCTACTGTCCGTCTGAGCTAAGGGTTTCCTCCCAGGATAAACTCCCACTTTCCACCCAGACTCATTCAAAGCACATGCATCCTCCACTCACCCTCCATCCTTTCAGCAGCTAGTGGATGCCGTGTATTCCCATGTGACCTGGAACTCATGTGGATCTGtccttttccccttcttccttaAGGTTTGGAACCAGCCAGAGCCAGCTACTGCAGACCAATTACGTCGACTACCTGGACGAGCTGGCCTCAGAGATAGGTGCGAAGCCAGACTTGGTCTCCCTTTTCTTCCGAGACCCCAAGCTGGCGCTGAAACTCTATTTCGGGCCCTGCAACTCCTACCAGTACCGCCTGACTGGGCCTGGGCAGTGGGAAGGAGCCAGGAGGGCCATCCTCACCCAGAAGCAAAGGATCCTGAAGCCCCTGAAGACCCGGTCTCTGAAGGCCTcaccccctctccctgcctccctcctgctgACCGTGATGGGGCTTCTGGCCATCCTCGCGGCCCTGTTTTTCCACATTTAGTGGTTCTGATCTGTGCCCAAGACCACACGGCAGGGCTTGAGATGGAGCTCAAATCACAGCCCAGGTTTGTGGCTCTATCATCTTGTCAGTCAGTGCCTCTTAAAGGAAACCAAGACTAGAAGGAAATATCATCATATTCTAAATGTTAGAGTCAGGAGGAACAAGTTAGTGGGGCAACTGTGGGGAATTAGGAGAATTGGGTCTATACATAAAACAAGATCGTGGCATGAAATCTCTTTCCCATTCCACCTTCTCCTCAAGTTCACCAGGCTCCAAAAAGTACCATAAAATACCACTGATCCCCAGGAAGTTAGAGTCACGAGCCTTGGGGAGGAAATGGTAGAAATTACGCAAGCGGAAAGCAGCTCACTGGCTTAAATAACTGAGAAACGTAAACTGTGGTCAACACTTACAGCTCCTGCACAGCGCCCTTGACCGTGTTCCTACGCGGGCTCTTTTTGGTACCAAAGTTCTCAGATACTAGGTCGTGCTCAAAAACGCTGGAGGAAACAATGAGAGGACAGACAGAAAAGCACCCGATGCTCAGAGAGACCTTGAGCGTCAAATGGAAAGCTAAACCAACAGCCCATCACTTGCATTTGACAGCAAAACTGCtgcaaaaatgttcaaaaaagaaCACACCATGACAGCTAGCTAGAGTATTTCCCACAGACCAGAAACTGTGCTGTGTGCACAGCTTATGTATTGCTTTATTTAACTCTCACCACAATTCAAGGTAGGAATAGCTATTCTACGCACTTACAGATGATAAAACTAAGACTCAGAGCAGTTATAAAACCTGCCCAAGACCACACAGCTGGGCTTGAGATGGAGCTCAAATCGCAGCCCAGGTTTGTTGGACTTTCAACTGAAGTTCCTGTTCTCAGTTCAGAATatgtttttttacaaaaatatgatGAAGGACTTATCAATATTTAATGCTGTTTATTATACTATCCATGTTAGTTTGGGGGACCTCTTCATGGGCAACAGTACTCTCCCCTTGCAGATATGAtcagattaattttatttacaatgTTTAGTTTATGTTTCAGGTAAATCAAGAAAGCATTcgagtatattttaaaagaacaaatttttaaaaggcatctAAAGGAATTTACTGTAAAGGATCCTATGAAAAAGTAGGAATCagtgaagagaaggaaaggtgCATCTCACAGGTGGATGGAAAGCTTGGTGATGGCTGAGCCTTGGGCCTGGCGCTGACCTCACAGGTCACCAAGACAACATGCTGAATGGCTCAGAACCCTTGGCACCCGATAAGAGGAAGCCATCCGTTAGTTTGGGGAGACAGACATTTCCTTGGAACTGAAGCCAAAAGACAGTCAGTTCAGGGTTAATGAACATTGAGCAACATGGCAAACATTGAGCCAGGGAACCTTGGCTCTAGCGGCTCTTTCATGAACTGCGCTTTGGCAGATAAGCAGAGCCATGAGCCCAGACCACGAGAGGGCAAAGGGCAGACGTGTTGAAGACTCGGGCAGAtctcttctctttatttctccAGAACTTGGTGGACACTGTTCTTGATTTTGGCCTGTGTTTCTCTCTGAAGGGCCTGCAACCACGTGAAGGGGCCTCCATCAGCGGAAACTTTCCTTCACATTCATTGAAATCACACCAGCATTGACACCCAATTTTTTTCATGGCTCTCATGagcaaattcctttttttaatcacaaatggTGTATATATGTAGCTCTGGATTAAAAACAGATTCCTTTGCCGATTATTAAAGGCAAATACGCCTTAATAGCAAAGGTCAGCAACTGCCACGCTGGGCCCCCCAGCCCACCACCTGGGTTGGCACGCGGTTTCACTGGTGCACGGCCCACCTATTCAGTtattgtctgtggctgctttggGGCTTCAATGGCAGAGTGGAGTCCTTGTGTAGAAAACGTGTGGCCCCAAAAAGCCTGAAACATTTACCGTCTGACCCTCTCAGGAAAAGTCTCCAGCTCCTACCTTACTATACGCAAGGCTTGGTCCCGACTGGCCTGCACACCTGGCCCGATTCATCATTTCCTCTGAAGTAGCCCTGGTCCTTACCCTGCTTCTACCGGGGAAGACACTGAAGGACACCTGCAAGGTGGATGctaaatgaaagaggaaaaatagcTCCGTTAGGACAAAAGTATGATCAAATATATAGGCcctgaaaattttagaaatcatttaaatttttccagATATTCCAGTTATCTTTTTAAACACATGACTAGTTTTTCTTGCCTCTGAGGAAGGTCTACTCCAcccatcttcctgcctccctACATCCTGAATGTGTCAAACCACCTAGGGCAGTTCACTCCAAGCTCTGATCCGCAGACCCCCTACTTTAGAATACCTGGGAGCTCACAGCAGTGCAGGGTCCGAGTACAAATGTCACAGTAACCCACAGTTGCCGAGTCCGAATCCCTGCTGCAGTCGCAACAACAGGGGCTTTTCAGAGATCAGTCCTTGGTAGTTTCCATCTCCCAAGACCCAATTCCTCCTGAGTTCAGCTCTGACGCTTCGTGCCACAGTTAACAGAGTTTGCTCTTCTCCTGGGAAAGATGTTTCCACCTCCTCCAAAACCTCCTCTTGCAAGAGTTCTTTTCTAACCTTTCCTTTTCTAGCTCTCCTTCTCTGTATGATAGATAACTCCTTGATTTTCTCTATCAAAAGCCAAACATGTCACACTTGTTCTatacagaaaaatgaagacatttttaaaataaactactaGGACCTTGATAAGTAATAAAATTTCAAGCAATAATTTCAGATAATAAAGATTTCAAAAGCTTAAGCCAGAGGAAGCCTCTTCCTTGAAACCCGACTTTCATCCTGAAAGAGGCCACTGCAACCTGCCATTTGGGGCTGTTTACAACAGGTGGAGTATGCCCCCGCTGCACGGAACTCGCTCTCTTGTCCATTCTGCTACATGACCAGGGAGCACATCAATGAAACTAAGAAAAGGGCTTCTAGGGTTAGATCCTACTTCATCCAAGTCAGAGGACATAATGAGATCAAACACGCAAGGGTTTCATTCAGGAAAGTCCCTGTGGGAGAGGAAATAGAAACCAAGTAGGAAAGGCTGGAAGAGCCATCAGACCACAGTGCAAGCCTGATTCCCAGTGAAGGAGACAGGGGCAAAGACAGGGTGGAAGCAGCTCAGCCTGCTGTGCAATTGGAGGAAAATTCCACAGAAGCACTGAGGATCCATCAGAGGACCAGAGGAGCTGGTAATTCCTTCACCACATGCAGGGCCAACCACTGCAAGGACAGGCTGGTCTGCTTACATGGATGCCACGTGTCTATGTAAAACTTGTGTTTTACTACTAAGATCTCCATGCATGTGTGCTGCATATTCTGGGAGATGGACTTTAATTATGACACATAAAAAGGGTTCTATTGTTATACTTGTAGTTGTTGGCCAGTAGAAAGTGGTTGATTGCATAAAAGCATCGATTTCTCTTGAAGCTGAGCTTCTATCAAGGTTTAGCAACCTAAGCCAGCTGATAAAATACTAAAAGTCACTAGATGTTATAAACAATTCAATGGTATATCCTAATATTTAACTCTACATGTGCAccaagaaactgagactcagagtaAATGACTTTCCAAATTATCTGACTTGTATGTGGACCCAGCTCAGTTTGAGGTCAGGACCAGCTGGTTCTCAAGCCTATGCTACATGAGACGATGGAGCCACTGGAAAAGTCATGACCTCCTCTGCCTTTTCCAATATCTATCTCATACCCTAGAGGGACTATCACGTTAATCAGTTGTGCTCCTTCTGTATGCACCAAAGATAGAAATGACCCCAACAGTTAATGAAATGCAAGTTGCCagacaaaattcaaaatgattttaataagtTTGTGTCTAACGACACAAGATAAAATCATATTGATGTCAATTGACATCATGTAAATTTAGTAGGTTTTAGGTGTTCCTGAATAGGAATGGGAATTGCatttgtttaggaaaaaaattaccaTCACAAATGCATTAAGAGAAAAAGGTGAGCAACCCTGTTTGGGCAGAATTGGTCttcaggaaaaagagaaacattcaagttatttaaaagaggaaaaaaggaaagaaaaaagaatgaagaggaagAATAGAGCCAGTGGGAGGACAGATGCTGTGCAGGGTGCAAAGGGACCTCTCCCTGTGGCACTCTGAATATTTAGTAAGGTTATTAAACACAAGAAATAATTAGTGGAGGAGGCTTTTTTGTAGAATAAAAATAGGTGTGGATCAAACTATGAGAGCACATTCAGAGGTTAATGCAGACATAGAAAGACCATGGAGAAGTCAACAGACAACTGGGAGAGCCGTCTTATAGAGGGCATGTACCCAGGGCCAGGGATTTGCCAACTGCTCTCCAAGGTACATGTATTTCAAATCAGCTCTCATGGTGCCTAGCGTTAGAAAGGTTCCTTAAAAGGGTGTGTAAatcacacaagagaccagctcaGAGTCCTGACTTCTGCAAGATGTATAACATCAAGGAGAAACCTAGACTCCCCCCACGAGCAAGGCCATCTGGTCGGCTATTGATGCACTCCTTCAACATGGATTAAGCACTGTGCTGCGTCTGGGGATACGAAGctggacaagaaaaaagaaatacaaactatTGAAGTTTAGCTAATTGAGTTACGAGGCATTACAAAGAGTTTCTGCAAATATTATCTCACCTAAGCCTTGCCACAACTTTGCATGCTAGAGAAGGACGATTACCCCTCTACAGAGATGAGAACACTGAGATGCTCTGATTGCTTGTCAGGGTCCTCTGTGCTTCTCCCCACAACACTCTTCCCCTGTACATATACCATCTCAGCATTTCCCACTAATTGCAAACTGCTAGGCAGATGCAGGACCAAACCTTAAGTGATATAATAGCTTATAACTCAATTGTATGCTTTCCCattgttacagtttggatgtgaggtgtccctcaaaagctcatgtgtgagacaatgcaagaaggtttatgattgaattatgagaatcttaacccaatcagtgaattaactccctaatgggattaactgactGGCAACTGAAGGccagtagggtgtggctggaggaagtgggtccctggggacatgcctttggggtatagattttgtctggtgagtggagtctctctctgcttcctgatcatcctgtgagcctcttccctccaccacactcttcaccatgatgttctgcctcaccttaggcccagaggaatggagcccgCTGtgcatggactgagacctcggaaaccaTGAGCCTGTAAATaagcttctcctcctctaaaattgttcttgtcgggtcttttattcacagcagcaaaaagaagctgactaaaacacccgtAAAATTCTCTCCAAGCTAGACAGACCTGTAAAGGGATTCCAAAAGAAGGCTGCTGTTGGTTCCAGTCCTCAGAGTGGAGATTTGGACCTCTGACTTGCAGAGATGGGACCTATTCCAAGCACAGTAACTGGTCTTGAATAGACTTGGAGTTCCCTGTACTGGGCTTTGGTGTTTTCACTCAGCAGGTGCATGctcacaaaaagaaaaggagcagCCTCAACAGGTAAGGGACTTGTTAGGAATGCGTGCTTTTTAAACAAAACACTACACAGAGAGGTACCTGTGGAGAGGCCTGGGCAAATAGGGAACCTCTTAATGAATTGTGTGGAGGGGTTAAAAGCAAGGGTACTATACTTCTATGAACCTTGTTCTttacagggagaaagaaaaaaatttgcacTAGGTGGTCAAATTTACAACCAGGAATAAAACTAAGTTAAATTCTATGCTCTCTTTCAGCTCTAAAATTACACTGCTCTAAATATGCatcagaggaagggaagaaagaaagggagatttAAGATGATTTAGAAATACAATGAAGGATCTAGTAGAAGCTAGGTAAGATGCAATAACCAGTAATCCCCAAACCTCAATACCTTGAGACAAAACAGATTACTTCTCTTTGATTCTTGTGTCCTTTGGGGCTCAACTGTGCTCTCCATAGTCACTCAGGTATGCAGGCTAATAGAACTGCTATCTTAAGTTGCTAGTTACCACAGCACAGAAAAGAAAGTCTCATGGGATCTTTTACAGGCAATTTAATGCTCCCATCCAGAAAGGACACATTACTTGGGTTCACAGTTTCTTGAGCTGCCTAATCACACATTTCCAACCGACCACTAGGAGGCCACAAAGTACAATCCTACCAAGTCCCCAGAAAGCAAAGTGCATGTTTCCTAAGGGGCATGATTACCTTTGGATCTGGCTTCTCGGGTTCTAGAGCCACTTGAATAAGAGAATCCAGAGATTTTCTCATCTTGTGGGCAGGAGTTCACCTAACTACAAGTCCTAAAAATAGCAGAATGTGAAGGTGCCACTGAAAGGCAATCTTCTCATTTTTCATTAATACAAGTCTCTAGCTAATTAGGTAAAATAATCATGATTTTGCTCAGTCAACACTTTAAAGTCCTTTGCTACCCCTCAGGTCAGCAGCCTGTGAGCAAGGCCCAGGGATCTCCTTGGTATGTACCACGTATACATCAAGGTAAGTGCTTAGTGATTACTAGGCTTTGGGACATTAATGGTGGCCCTAACTCTCCAGGTGTCCTAACTCAATGTCAAACGTATTTTGGTTTTTAGAATCATACTTGAAGTACTACTAGTCTTCAAGGTGTACCTTCTGGGTAAAAATTAGGTTTGAAGTCATTCAGATTATCATCATCTTCAGAGCTTCAGGAAGGCACCGAACTCCAAGGACTAACGATGCTGTCTCCCTGCCAAGGATTCAGTAAGCCAGAAAGAAGGCCAGGTGTGAGCCCAGTGGCTAGCAACATGCTCAGGGTTTACAAGGCCTCCAGATGCACAGCCAGAGGCTGTGGTCACACAGTATTAGGATCAACAGAAAAGATTAATTCTTCCAGAGccctctccctgcctcagttCATTCTCTGTGCCTGGAGGAGTCATTTCAACATTATGCATCAGCTGTCAATTATCTGGTCTAACAATGACATCATCACTCCATCACCATGGTACACAGAATTCACTATGTGCCTGCAAGGCTTCTGACAGAGATGACGTCATCTAACGACCGCAATTACTTGagtcaggtattatgatgcctaTCTTATTAGCACCACATTCTAATCAACTGAACTAATTGACCAAACATTACATCTACTTTAAATTAGGAAAATGGACCTGAGAAATTTTCCCAAGATTACTCTGGCAATAGCTGGTGAACACAAATCACAAATCACTCCAGGACTTGTGATTTCTAAAGCCACACTCTTCCGACGCCATCTGCCTAGAATTTCCCAAGGGTTTGGGCAATCATCGAcacttttttgagtttttaaaattaaacttaaaaatgcGAGTGAGgaccactgaacttctattcccgaaaggaagggagggagatggaaataggaaaaagaagaatgaatcggacataactttcctatgttcacatatgaatacctgaccagtgaaactccatattatatacaaccacaagaatgggaagttatactccatgtaggtATAGTATGTCAGAATATACTCTTACCATCCTGTCtgtccaaaaagaacaaataaaaatatttttaaagaaaaaactgtgatatatatgatgtttttaataataattttgtctAAATGTGAAATGGTCCAAAACTCTTAAAAGTGAAGTTCTGTTTTTGCAGCTATTAGCACAGTTGTCTTGTTTTATTCTTGTCCCTTTATAAAGTTGATAAGCAATGGGGATGGCACTGTAACTCCCAAACTTATTCACAGATTGCAGGCAGAAGAATGAGTCTAAAGTGCACGTTCCCAGACAGTGTTTTTCTTGGCATTTCACTGATGCAAAAACCAACAAGTTAAAATGTAAGCAACAGCCAGCGGTAGCTTCAAACTTTTGCCTAACGGTCCTATTTCTGAGTCCTCCGGCAACACTGGTTGGGGCTGTTTGATTTCCGCTAGCTCCAGAGTCCTGAGTGGCCCTAGGAATTGTGATACACAAAGTAAGTAACCAGATGCCATCTCGGTCGGCTTCCTTTGGAGGAGGAAGGTAGGGCTGGAAGTTTCCCTGTTCTGCTGTGCTTGGGGCAGAGGAGTCACACAGCACTGGCTTCCTCTGCTCCGACCCCACGGGCTCCCCAGGGAGCAATGGTGTGTGCTGGGGTTCTGTGAAGGGCTGTGAAGTGGGAGACTGCTGAGCCTTGTGTGTGCGCGGGAGCTTGAGTTCAGGGTGGGTCAATCACCCGGGAGTTGAAATGAAGGGGGAACTTGGAGCTGTAATGCCAAGGGGAGTGGGTCCTTTTCCTGTGCTTCACCAACAGCCGCCAGCAGGGTCTGCGACAACCGTTAGGCTGTCTACCAAAGGCTGGCACTTGGCGCAAGAGGCCAGGAGCAGGCTACCCCTGAAATGTGACTCACTTGGGCTGGCATGATgtcatttgtttgcttgtttattttgtaCAATAATATTcagatttcacttttcttttttttaagaatttaatctttattttttattcgttggttacgtggtgctgaggatccaatccggTGCCTCACCCACACTAGGCAagcctccaccactgagcttcagccccagccctcatatttCACTCTTGATCACGATTATTTCATACCGGGATCTATGGACCTGCTGAGCACTGTCCGTGCGAGTCCTCAAACCTTGGAATAAAAGGATGTCACCCCTTCATCTCTGGTTCCACCACGATTTTCCTGCAATGGCTTTTTATCGCAGCAACTGCTGAATACCCACTTTGCAAGAACAGGATATCACTGAGTGGAGCACAGCCCCAGCACTTGCTAAAACTGCAAAATGCCTTGATCTAATCAGTTCTTGGCAGAATTGCCTGGGCTCTTCTTGAAAATGCAAAATCACTCAAGGCACTTCTACAGTTTGGCAACGACAGCCCAGCCTTGtgtgctaaccccct is a window encoding:
- the Fmo2 gene encoding flavin-containing monooxygenase 2 isoform X2 encodes the protein MGELCSQRGSAQRQGHMAKKVAVIGAGVSGLVSLKCCVDEGLEPTCFERTEDIGGLWRFKENVEDGRASIYRSVITNTSKEMSCFSDFPMPEDFPNFLHNSKLLEYFRIFAKKFDLLKYIQFQVFISTRKGSWVLSRISEDGYPWDSVFHTRFSSMLRNVLPRAIVKWMLEQQMNRWFNHENYGLQPENKYLLKEPILNDDLPSRILYGAVKVKPRVTGLTETAAIFEDETVEEDIDVIVFATGYTFAFPFLEESLVKVEDSRVSLYKHMFPPQLEKATLACMGLIQPLGSIFPTVELQARWATRVFKGLCSLPTEKAMMEDIVTRNERRIDLFGTSQSQLLQTNYVDYLDELASEIGAKPDLVSLFFRDPKLALKLYFGPCNSYQYRLTGPGQWEGARRAILTQKQRILKPLKTRSLKASPPLPASLLLTVMGLLAILAALFFHI